In Thermococcus celericrescens, the genomic stretch GTCGCGACGAAAGGGAACGTTGCCGGTCTGAACTTCACCGACCCCACAGGCGTTGCCCTCGGCCTGGGAAGCGCGGTGGTCTGGGCGAGCTACTGGCTGCTGAACCTCCGGGACGAGAGGCCCCTCGTCGAAAAGATGTTCTGGAACTTCCTCTTCGGCTTCGCATACGTTTCAATCGTTGTGGTTGCAACCGGCAACTTCACAGTACCACCCGTGGAAGGTCTCGCAGGGGCCATTTACGTCGGCCTCTTCGAGATGGGAATCACTTTCCTGCTCTGGTACAGGGCCGTTGAGGGGGACATGGCCTTTGCATCCAATCTGGCCTACCTCGTGCCCTTTATGAGCCTGTTCTTCATCTCCCTCGTCGTCGGAGAGAGCATCGCGCCGGCAACCGTCCTGGGGCTGGCGATGATAGTAGGGGGCATAATCCTCGGAAGGGAACAATAAAGCTTTTAAATGGAGAACGGCTTAATTATAGCGGGCCAGGGCGGTGGTAGTCTAGCCTGGTCCAGGACACCGGCCTCCCAAGCCGGTAACCCGGGTTCAAATCCCGGCCACCGCACCATCTTCTTCTCACGGACATTGCTCACACCTTCCTGCCCACGAGGAGCCTGACTATTCCCCTGTAGTGGCTCTCCTCATGCTCGATTTCGAAGTAGTTTCTGGCCAAAAGGTGTGTTTCCCTCAGCGTGTTGTCCTCAAGCAGAAAGCCGAGGAGAACGTCGAGGGGCTTGAGAAACAGCCAGTTCAAAAGCCGGCAGTCGCTCTTCGTGTGCTCCAGGAAGATGGCCCTTCCGCCGGGCTTAAGGACGCGGTGGATTTCTTTCATAGCATTCTCCGGGTTGGGAACGGTACAGAAGACGAAGGTTGAAAGGACGGTATCAAAGCTCTCGTCCGGGAATTCAAGCCTCTCGGCGTCCATAACGTAAAAGCTGGCATTCAGGCCGAGCTCCTTGGCCTTCTTCTTCGCCACCTCCAGCATCTCTGGGACGGCGTCTATCGTGTGGAGTTCTATGTCCTCGGGATAGTAGGGGAGCATGAAGCCCGTGCCAACGCCGATTTCGAGGACCCTTCCGGCGACGAACCGGGAAGCTTTCCTCCTCAGCGGGTCAAAGAACCTCTCCAGGGGGCCGTCTATGCGCTCGTACCTCTCGCCCAGCTCGGCGTACTTTTCCCGGAATCCCATGGTTGTGACTCCTCCAGTCCGGTTAAAACCCTAACTGGGCAGTTCCGCGCAGTCGGCAGGCTTTTAAGACCAAAGGGCAAAGCGGGCGTGGTGGTGCTCATGCCGTACCTGCTCATAGAACATCTTGAGGAACTGCGCGACTGGGTCCTGCTCGAGTACAGGCACACGAGCGAGT encodes the following:
- a CDS encoding DMT family transporter, encoding VATKGNVAGLNFTDPTGVALGLGSAVVWASYWLLNLRDERPLVEKMFWNFLFGFAYVSIVVVATGNFTVPPVEGLAGAIYVGLFEMGITFLLWYRAVEGDMAFASNLAYLVPFMSLFFISLVVGESIAPATVLGLAMIVGGIILGREQ
- a CDS encoding class I SAM-dependent methyltransferase, whose protein sequence is MGFREKYAELGERYERIDGPLERFFDPLRRKASRFVAGRVLEIGVGTGFMLPYYPEDIELHTIDAVPEMLEVAKKKAKELGLNASFYVMDAERLEFPDESFDTVLSTFVFCTVPNPENAMKEIHRVLKPGGRAIFLEHTKSDCRLLNWLFLKPLDVLLGFLLEDNTLRETHLLARNYFEIEHEESHYRGIVRLLVGRKV